The genomic stretch TTCCCCGAGCCTGGACACAGCACCCGCTCCGTGACCGCGCGCGTCCGGGCCGGAGCCAGGACGCTGGGCACCCAGCTCGGCACCCGGGTGCAGCTCCCCGAGGACCTGTGACCCTGCGACGCTGTGACCCGGCGACCCTGCGGCGCTGTGACTCCGTCCCGCTGCGAGCGGGTGCACTGTGTACGCTTGGGCGTGGAAACGGGCGCGCACCGGGGCCTCCACGGGCACCCCGCGCGGCCGCATGACGCCGCCCTTGACGCTCAACATGAGGAGGACCCGTGGCCCTGACCCACGATGTCACCATCGAAATCCCTGAAGGCTCGCGCGTGAAGTACGAGATCGACCACGAGACCCACCGGCTGCGTCTCGACCGGGTGCTCTTCACCCCGATGCAGTACCCGACCCACTACGGCTACTTCGACGACACCCTCGGAGAAGACGGTGACCCGTTGGACGCCATGGTCTGGATCCCCGGAGTGGACCTGGTTCCCGGCGTCGTCGTGGAGTCCCGCCCGGTGGGCGTGCTGAACATGACCGACGACGGCGGCGGTGACGCCAAGCTGCTCTGTGTCCCCAAGGACAAGCGCTTCGACCACATCCAGGAGCTCGAGGACGTGGATCAGTGGACGCGCCAGGAGATCGAGCACTTCTTCACCCGCTATAAGGACCTCGAGCCCGGCAAGTGGGTCAAGATCGAAGGCTGGGCCGGCCGTGCCGAGGCCGAGGCCGAGCTGACCCGCTCCATCGAGCGCTTCAAGGGCTGACCCAGCCCCACCTCTCATCGAGTGGGCGAACTGGGGATCGAATTCAGGGATCTCCCCGCCGCTCCGGCCAGGAACCCTCCCTCAAGACGCCCACTCGATGCATGCCTGCGGTCTTCTCCGTCTCCTCACGGGACCCTCCGGCCCGCCCCGACTCCCAGCGTTCGCCGCGGTCACCCGAGGGCGCTCGCGGATTCCGCCACCACCACACGCAAAGGCCCACAGCATGACCTCCCCTCAGCCCGTCGCGCTGGTCACCGGTGCCTCTTCGGGGATCGGCGCGGCGACCGCGCGCAGACTCGCCGCCGCCGGGTACCTCGTCTACGGCGCCGCGCGCCGTGCTGAGCGACTCGAGGAGCTGCGCGGAGACGGCGTCGTCCCGCTGGTGCTCGACCTGCTCGACGAGGGCTCGCTGACCACCGCGGTGAAGCAGATCCGGGAGGACACCGGACGGCTCGACGTGTTGGTGAACAACGCCGGCTACGGCTCCTTCGGTGCCGTGGAGGATGTGCCGCTGGAGGAGGCGCGCCGGCAGTTCGAGGTCAACCTCTTCGGACTGGCCCGGCTGGTGCAGCTGAGCCTGCCCATGATGCGCTCCCACGGCACCGGCACCATCATCAACGTCTCCTCGGTGGCGGGGAAGGTGGCCGGACCCCTGGGCGGGTGGTACCACGCCACGAAGTTCGCGCTCGAGGGCTTCAGCGACTCGCTGCGCCAGGAGGTGGCCCCCTTCGGGGTCCGCGTGGTGGTGGTCCAGCCCGGAGCGATCAAGACCGAATGGGGCGCCCACGCACTGGACTCGGCCCGCCGAGCCTCCGGGGACGGGGACTACGCGCACCGCGTCGAAGGGCTCGCCCGCGGGATCCTGAACCCCGCCGGCGTGCAGCGCCGCGCCTCGGGCCCCGAGGTCATCGCCCGAGTGATCGAGCGCGCCGCCACCAGCTCACGGCCACGCACCCGTTACGCGCTGGGGCACCTCGCCTGGGTGGGGCTCTTCGGCCGCCGGATGCTCAGCGACAAGCTGCTCGACCAGGTGACCGGCCGGATCATGGGCTGAGGCCCCGGCCCTGCCCCGGCTGAAGGGTTGTTGTGGTGTGATGGAGAGATGAACAGCATCTCCGAGGCTCAAGCCGGTGACCTGATGATCAACTGGGAGCTCGCCAGCACGACGGCGGCGCGAGTCGCGCCTGCGGGGCCCCGGTTCAGCGCTGCCCAGGTCCAGCAGGAGGTGGCCGCGCTGCGCGGCGCCGCCGCAGCCGCAGTGGATCACGTGCACCGGATCACCGGCCTGGATGCGGCCCAGAACCTGGGAGCCGATCCCGCCGAGACCCTGATCGTGGATCGCGCCACCTGGTCCAAGGCCAACGTGCAGAGCTTCCGGGAGCTGCTGGGACCGGCATTGAAGATCGCCCTGGAGCAGAAGCCAGAACTGGGCAGGGAGGGCTCCAACGCGCAGGTCTTCGGCTCCTCCTTCGCCGGAGCCGAGCTCGGCGCGGTGCTGGCCTTCCTCTCCGCCAACGTGCTCGGCCAGTTCGACCCCTTCACGCAGAACCGGCTGATCCTGGTCGCCCCGAACATCGTGGAGATCACTCGCGAGCTCAACGTGGTCCCCGAAGACTTCCGGCTCTGGGTGTGCCTGCACGAACAGACCCACCGGGTGCAGTTCGCCGCCGCACCGTGGCTGGCGGACCATCTGAAGTCGAAGATCACCGAGCTGAGCTCCTCCACCATGGGCATGGCCTCCGGGCTGGGTGACCGGCTCGGTGAGGTCATCGAGCAGATCCGGGCCGGGCGCGGCCTGATCGAGGTCATTCAGACTCCGCAGGACCGCGAGACGATGTCCCACCTGACTGCGGTGATGAGCCTTCTCGAAGGCCACGCGAACGTCATCATGGACGGTGTGGACGCCTCGATCGTGCCCAGCGTGAAGACCATCCGGCGGCGCTTCGAAGCCCGCGGCAAGACCCGCACCCCGTTGGAGAAGTTCATCCGCAGGCTGCTCCAGCTCGATGTCAAGGCTGCGCAGTACCGGGACGGACAGAAGTTCGTCGGGCACCTCGTGGAGACCATCGGCATGGACTCCTTCAACATCATCTGGGAATCGCCCGAGCATCTGCCCACCGAGCAGGAGCTGCACCACCCGCAGGAATGGATCGAGCGCATGAGGCTGGCGTGAGCC from Nesterenkonia sandarakina encodes the following:
- a CDS encoding oxidoreductase, with the protein product MTSPQPVALVTGASSGIGAATARRLAAAGYLVYGAARRAERLEELRGDGVVPLVLDLLDEGSLTTAVKQIREDTGRLDVLVNNAGYGSFGAVEDVPLEEARRQFEVNLFGLARLVQLSLPMMRSHGTGTIINVSSVAGKVAGPLGGWYHATKFALEGFSDSLRQEVAPFGVRVVVVQPGAIKTEWGAHALDSARRASGDGDYAHRVEGLARGILNPAGVQRRASGPEVIARVIERAATSSRPRTRYALGHLAWVGLFGRRMLSDKLLDQVTGRIMG
- a CDS encoding zinc-dependent metalloprotease, with amino-acid sequence MNSISEAQAGDLMINWELASTTAARVAPAGPRFSAAQVQQEVAALRGAAAAAVDHVHRITGLDAAQNLGADPAETLIVDRATWSKANVQSFRELLGPALKIALEQKPELGREGSNAQVFGSSFAGAELGAVLAFLSANVLGQFDPFTQNRLILVAPNIVEITRELNVVPEDFRLWVCLHEQTHRVQFAAAPWLADHLKSKITELSSSTMGMASGLGDRLGEVIEQIRAGRGLIEVIQTPQDRETMSHLTAVMSLLEGHANVIMDGVDASIVPSVKTIRRRFEARGKTRTPLEKFIRRLLQLDVKAAQYRDGQKFVGHLVETIGMDSFNIIWESPEHLPTEQELHHPQEWIERMRLA
- a CDS encoding inorganic diphosphatase, encoding MTHDVTIEIPEGSRVKYEIDHETHRLRLDRVLFTPMQYPTHYGYFDDTLGEDGDPLDAMVWIPGVDLVPGVVVESRPVGVLNMTDDGGGDAKLLCVPKDKRFDHIQELEDVDQWTRQEIEHFFTRYKDLEPGKWVKIEGWAGRAEAEAELTRSIERFKG